The segment CTATGAAAAGACCAGGGCAGCCTGTAGAACTTATTGGAGCATATATTTATTTAGCATCACAGGAATCATCATATGTATCTGGTCAAATAATCCACGTAAATGGAGGAAATATAGTTAATGGATAAATAGTTAATGAAAAATTAAATTAAAAAATGCTATTGTATTTTAACTACAATAGCATTTTTTATGTTGTTTTAAGGAATTTAAAGAATAAAAATGACGTAAAATACATTTTTATGGAAAATCATTAAATAATATGTTAAATTATAAGTGTAGCTTTTATATTTAATAAGAAAAGAGGCAAACAGAATGAAGTACTTACTTTTTATAATTTTATTTATTAGTTCTATAATATATTTTTTAACAGGAATATATATATTTAAAAAAGATAGAAAATCCAGTACTAATAAAACCTTTTTCTTACTATGTACAGTTACATGTTGTTGGGCATTTGGATATTGTATGATGTTAATTACTGAAGATATATATTGTGCCAATATTTTTAGAATTATATCATCAGTCGGGTGGTGTTTTATTCATGGAACATGGCTTGAATTTGCTATAGCTATAAGTTGCGGAGGGAAAAAAGAAATATCTTATATAAAAAAGATAATGTTATATATATTTCCACTAATATTTTTTATAAGAAATGCAAGGCACTCACCATACTATGTAATTGTAAAAACTAATATGGGATTTGTAGATATATGTCCTATTGATTTGCTATTTGTTCTTCTTGTGGTTTATTATGTGTTCTGTGTATTATATGGAATTTTTATAGTACGTAAGTGGGGTAAAAATTCAAACAAAAATAGAGAAAAAAAACAAGCCGTAGTTTTAAATATTACAATTATGATAGCATTTGTGTTGGGGACATTAACAAATATAGTTTTGCCTATATACAAAGTTGATGTCTTCTCATGGGGAATATTCTTTACATATATACCTATATTTGGAATGTGGTATTCTATTATAATTTATAAAATGCTTTCTATAACACCAGCATATGTTTCAGATTATATATTTAAATCCGTGAATGAACCTATTTTCTTTCTCGAACAAGACTTAATTATAAAGAATGCTAATAAGGCAGCAATAAGTATGACTAAATATAATATTATAGAATTGCAACAAAAAAACTTTAATACTTTAATAAAAGAAAGTAAACTGAATTTAAATAAACTACTTAGAAAAAACTATATAAATAATTTGGAAGTTAATTTAATAAGTAAAGATAATAAGATCACAGAATGTATATTGTCTGCTAGAATTGTATATGATGATTTTAAAGATATTTTAGGTATAGTAATAATATTGTATGATATATCAGAAAGAAAAAATGTAGAAAAAGCATTAAGAAACTATAATATTAGACTAATAAAAAAAGTTAAACAGAGAACTTTAAAGTTAGAAGAGTCAAATAAAATATTGCAAAAAGAAATAATAGATAGAAAAATTGCAGAAGAAAAGATAAGATACATGTTATACAATGATGAATTAACTAAGCTGCCAAATAGATTGTATTTTAGAAACTACATAAATGAAATGTTAATCAAATATAAAGAAAAATGTGGTTATTTTGCTATTATGTTTTTGGGAATTGATAATTTTAAATTAGTAAATGATACATTAGGTCATAATAAAGGTGACGAATTAATAAAACAATTTTCTAATAGAATAAAAGAAGTCATTGATGATAAATATTTGTTTGCTACAGGTGGAGGAGATGAATTTTTATTATTAATAAATAATATGGATAAAGAAGAAGATACAGAGACTATAAAGAAAATATTATTAAACATTAACAATGTATTGAAAGAGCCATTTATAATTGAAAATGAAGAACAATTTATTACTATTAGTGTAGGAGTTGCTTTTTATCCTAATGATGGACAAGATGAAGAAACATTACTTAAGAGTGCAGATACAGCTATGTATGAAGCAAAAAGTTGTGGGAAAAATGATTTAAAATGTTTTTCATTAGAAGTTAGGAAAACATTAATAGAAAAAACTATAATAAAAAATAACTTATATAGAGCTTTAGAAAGAGAAGAATTGGAAATATATTATCAACCTCAAGTTGATATCTTAAAAAATAAAATAGTTGGGTTTGAAGCACTATTAAGATGGAAATTTAATGAAAAACAAATATATCCAAATAAGTTTATTCCAATAGCAGAAGATACAGGCCTTATAGTACCTATAGGATATATGGTAATAAAAGAGGCATGCAGAACAGTGAAAAAATGGAACAATATGACTGAAGATAAATTTACTATATCTATAAATATATCTTTTAAACAACTATATGAACATAATTTTGTAAAAAAAGTAAAATGTATTTTACAAGAAATAGATCTACAGGCAGAATATATAGAGTTTGAAATAAAGGAAAGGGTGGCTATTAAACAAAATAAGGATGTTTTTAATACGATACAAGAATTGAAGAAAATGGGGATTAAAATTTCTATAGATGATTTTGGTACAGAATATTCTTCATTTATGAATATAAAAAAAATATCAATAGATAAGATAAAAATAGATATGCAATTTATAAAGAATGTACCACATGAAGAAAAAGATTTAACTATTGTAAGTTCAATTATTGATTTTTCTCATAATTTAGGATTAAAAGTTATTGCAGAAGGTGTTGAAACAAAGGAACAATTAGATTATTTAAAATATAAAAAGTGTGACGAAGTTCAAGGATTCCTATATTATAAACCTATGCCAAGTTGTGAAATAGAAAAAATTATAAAAGAGACAGTAGAAAATAAATAATAAAAAGGATTAATATAGTTTGTAGTTAAACTATATTAATCCTTTTATATATAGATACTATTTAAATATAGTTATAGAATATATAATAACTATTACTACAGTTTTAATGGTATTTACAAGATAAGAAAGAATTATAATAAGTTATTGCAAACAATACATAGCAGTAAAAAATAATTATAAAATATTATGATGCTTATAGCA is part of the Clostridium botulinum genome and harbors:
- a CDS encoding EAL domain-containing protein, encoding MKYLLFIILFISSIIYFLTGIYIFKKDRKSSTNKTFFLLCTVTCCWAFGYCMMLITEDIYCANIFRIISSVGWCFIHGTWLEFAIAISCGGKKEISYIKKIMLYIFPLIFFIRNARHSPYYVIVKTNMGFVDICPIDLLFVLLVVYYVFCVLYGIFIVRKWGKNSNKNREKKQAVVLNITIMIAFVLGTLTNIVLPIYKVDVFSWGIFFTYIPIFGMWYSIIIYKMLSITPAYVSDYIFKSVNEPIFFLEQDLIIKNANKAAISMTKYNIIELQQKNFNTLIKESKLNLNKLLRKNYINNLEVNLISKDNKITECILSARIVYDDFKDILGIVIILYDISERKNVEKALRNYNIRLIKKVKQRTLKLEESNKILQKEIIDRKIAEEKIRYMLYNDELTKLPNRLYFRNYINEMLIKYKEKCGYFAIMFLGIDNFKLVNDTLGHNKGDELIKQFSNRIKEVIDDKYLFATGGGDEFLLLINNMDKEEDTETIKKILLNINNVLKEPFIIENEEQFITISVGVAFYPNDGQDEETLLKSADTAMYEAKSCGKNDLKCFSLEVRKTLIEKTIIKNNLYRALEREELEIYYQPQVDILKNKIVGFEALLRWKFNEKQIYPNKFIPIAEDTGLIVPIGYMVIKEACRTVKKWNNMTEDKFTISINISFKQLYEHNFVKKVKCILQEIDLQAEYIEFEIKERVAIKQNKDVFNTIQELKKMGIKISIDDFGTEYSSFMNIKKISIDKIKIDMQFIKNVPHEEKDLTIVSSIIDFSHNLGLKVIAEGVETKEQLDYLKYKKCDEVQGFLYYKPMPSCEIEKIIKETVENK